The region aaaatgtaaaagttATTTTACTAAAATGTAACATATGTTTACTTGTTATAATGTAGTAACATTAGTTATTGGTTAAATAATTGTGTATTACAATATAGTTGTTAATAGTCatcattttaaattttgaatatttttagatTAGATTTGTAAATCTTTGTTACCATCATTTtgatgttaaaattataaattatttttgtaaatgttagttacaaacatatactttttagttataaaactagttttgttaaattttgttaatAATTGAtttttgtaacagatatttacaaaaatataacaaatatttacaagtttgttAACGTTGTTCACAAAAACACTACATATTGCTAGTTTTTGTTTACAATTTTGCCACttcatatttatatttttgtccCTCCATGTTTTTGTACAAAAgttctttattttttgtaatataccgtatttttcatatattttttaagttttagtatatttttgtagattttccttttcttttttagtAATGGGCCTTTAGTTTTGAGCCTTATACATTggcccagtaagaaaaatagTCAGGCCCATGGATGCACTAACACGCGTGTCCTCCAGTATGACAATTTGCCCACTAAGTGGTCCCACGTGGACTTTATGCATTGGATTCTTATCGATGCTTTTGCCGAACAACTTCACGCTTTCTCATTTTTCACGTCTAGTGCGTGCCCAACCTGCTTTCAACGTACCACAGTCGGTTGGCACAGGGTGGATATTTTTATtccattaaaatatttttttaccacTTTATCTAgtttttaaaaatatgatttttatcgacaaaaaaaaaaaaatcaacgtttttttggaaaaaaatctcaagatatttttatattttgatgacTTAGCAGAATAgaaaactaaatattttttttgcaGCATAGAAAGTTAGaaacttaaatatttttttttgctgCAAGAAACTTAAATGGTTGAAATCGAGCAATGAACCAGGATTGttgcattttttattttttgatttatattatatatttttatgaatgAGTACgagaatatttttaataaatttatttaataaaaaatagtattaaaaatatattatgtgGTTCGATATTATTGAATTTATTAAATTCTGAATTAGTTAGATATAGATGAAATTCAATAGTAGATTTGATTGGTTAATCCTTGTTTattttttgattaaaaaaatattatgtttattACATAGATCATTTCGaacgtttttattttatttatcaaataattTGATAAACcccctttcaattttttttatcatatttaattagtttttattttattttattgttagaTAATCAATCGCTTGTACTGGCGCGTAGATAAAGCACCATATTCCGTGGCTAAATAAGGCTAacttagttttaaaaaaaaagctaACTTAACCACGGTTAGAAGAACCAACCCAACCCTAACCCTGATTAAACGCTGATAGTCGGTACAACAAAATAATACACAGATCCGTCAAACCCACGGCTAGAAAATTGACACGTGTACGGATAGATATAGTCGAAATCATCTCTCGCTTCGGTGTTGTGTTAAATTTAGGGTTAGGTTTTTTCTCTCTGTATCACAGAaagcattattttttttttcttttgttgtttCTCGTCAATTTGACGATTTCTCCAAAATTTGTATTCGATCTTTCTAGGTTTTACCTCTGAAATTTTTCTTTGGAACGCTGTTGATCATGGAGATGGAGCGCGTGACTGAGTTTCCTCTTACTCACTTGGATCGGCGACCAAGAAAGAGGGCGCGATTGGGCTGGGATGTTCCTCAGGCCCCAAAggtattttctttttcttacagGAAACCCTagatctaattaatttttattgtcTGTATTTTTTCTCAGTTTCTTGTTTTGATATGGTGTATTTTAGATCAGGTATGGCTCGATCTTCGTAGTTTTTACGATTATTTTTCACGgttgtttttttttgttgtaagTTTTGGTAATCTTTTGGCGTGTTTTGACGAATTTACTATTTTTTGTGCATTTATTGCGTAACTATATGTTCATACGGTTAAGATTCGATGGTAATAATATAGTTTCTTATGCTAATTTTATCGATTTAATGTTTCGCTTTGCATTTTTATTTATGGATATCATTGTTATACTCTTCTTGGTAGAAGGTGTTGAGTTTTCGGATAAGGGCTGTGGTTGGGAAGAAATATAATTTGATTTTAAGTAGAGTATGAATTAATGGCTGTGTGTAGGCTCAGGTAGGAATGTTATGTGGACAAGAGATTGGGAATTTCTCAAGCTTTGCATCTTTGAACGCACCTTCGGAACAAAATTGTAGTTCTCTGTTTCTTAAGGGAGTTTCACGAAATGGTTCTCCGCCCCGGCGAGAGGATGACAAGGATGGCCATTACATGTTTGAGCTTGGCGAAAATTTAACATCTCGCTGTAATTACATCTTACCATCATCAAGATACTTAGCATCTATTGATAGATCATTATTTAATTGCTTAACATATGTTTCTGTGGTTGCTGACACATTTTAAGTCACTATATCATTATTTCTGCTTATCTGCGGGTTACAAAATTTTGCATTTCAGTGTTGCAGGTGTTGATTGTTTCTTAATTGTTAAATGCTGTTTTGTTTTTACTTGTTATTTACTAGAATTTAGATACTGTGAGCTATGCACTGAATTGTATCTTGTTGAATTGTGTCTACAGATAAGATCCAGAGTAAAATGGGTGAAGGTACCTTTGGTCAGGTTTTAGAATGCTGGGACAGAGAGAAAAAGGAGATGGTTGCCATAAAAATTGTTCGTGGAATTAAAAAGTACCGCGAAGCAGCTATGATTGAAATTGAGGTGTTGCAACAACTTGGAAAACATGATAAAAATGGAAATCGGTGGGTGATTTATCAATTTTTAACTCATTTATTACACACATCTTGAAACATTTCCTGGACTTTGTAGCAATTGTTAAATGGGTTTATTCCTTGCAGTTGTGTGCAATTACGGAACTGGTTTGACTATCGTAACCATATCTGTATTGTAAGTATATGTTGATTTGTGATGGATTGATTTCCCCAATTAATAAAAAGTACGGGGGTTAAGCCTTTTGGGTGAATTTAAATGGTTTGAACAGGTCTTTGAGAAGCTTGGACCAAGCTTATACGATTTTCTACGCAAAAACAATTACCGCTCATTTCCCATTGACCTTGTCCGTGAGATTGGCAGACAACTGTTGGATTGTGTAGCATGTGTGTAGTAACTTTTTTAGCTAGCATTTTTTTTCTTCGTACATATTGCTATTGTAAATTTATTCcctcaaaatgacattcctagcTTTATAGGGTTACCCGCTTATAATGATAACTGGTAGTAAGGCTTAAAATTTCGTTCACCTTAACTTTTATTTATTAGTACTGTTTTTAATGTTTTGGAAGTTGTGCGCCATGTATTATTAGGTGGGAACCAAGTTAAGTTATTTCGTACCTTTTTTGACACCTTGTCTTCTTTTGTTTGCAGTCATGCATGACTTGCATATGATTCACACTGATCTGAAGCCTGAGAACATTCTTCTTGTCTCTTCGGATTATGTTAAAGTTCCTGATTACAAGGTATTACTCGTGCTTTTAGCCTCTTCTTTTACTTCCACTTGCATACACTGTTAACTGCATCTTCATTTATTAGTTCTTTTTGTGTGAAGTTGTCTATTTTTGACTGTTTTGTGTCTGGTCTGCTATTCTCAGAGTTCATCTCGGTCACCAAAGGATAGTTCCTACTTTAAAAGAGTTCCAAAGTCAAGTGCTATCAAGGTGATTGATTTTGGAAGCACAACATATGAGCGTCAAGATCAGACTTACATTGTATCAACTCGACATTATCGTGCTCCGGAGGTGATTCTTGGTAAGCATAATCCCTTCCCTCATATACCAGCTTCTTAATAATTTTGTCCAGTGAGTAATTTCAATTGTATTTTGGTAGGACTTGGATGGAGTTATCCTTGTGATATATGGAGTGTTGGTTGTATATTAGTTGAGTTGTGCACGGTAAGAATCATTCATCTGTTTGAGCTCTTAAGTTTCAACTATGTCACCTATATATTTATGCTTATTTATTGTCATTGGCACAGGGTGAGGCTTTGTTTCAAACCCATGAGAATTTGGAGCATCTTGCCATGATGGAACGTGTTCTTGGCCCAATTCCCCAGCACATGTTGAAGAGAGTAGAGTAAGTTTACTGTGCTCTGCAATTTGTTGTTCCATGTTTTGATGTAAATTACAAAATTGATTAAACAACCTTTTATTTCGCGGATGTTATTATCAGGCGACCTGCTGAGAAGTATGTCAGAAAAGGTAGATTGGATTGGCCTGAAGGTGCAGCCTCAAGGGAGAGCATTAAAGCTGTTCAGAAGCTTCATCGACTTCAGGTTTGTTTTCCTGGCTATGTTCGGAGCAAGTTATCTTTCCTTGTAGAAGTGTGCTACATCAccttttaattgatttgtttACTTTTGTTTCACGCAGAATCTAGTAATGCAGCATGTGGACCATTCTGCTGGAGATCTCATTCATCTATTGCAAGGGCTTCTTCGGTATGATCCTTCTGAAAGAATGACTGCTCGTGAAGCCCTAAGGCATCCATTTCTGTCGAGGGATCACTTCAGAAGGTGAAATCTTCGAAGTATATACTTAAATTGAGCAATCATAGTCGACGGTATTGATCATTAGGCCTTTCGGACCGGGATCCTGTATTGGTGAACCTGTTTGAGCTTCTAGGGATTGCCTGAGTACATAACAGATTGACTCACTGGAAGAGTTAGGCAAACTCTCTTTTAACCGACGACCATGTTTGTTGTATAGTATTCCATCCGACTTAGTTGACAACGTAATGATATACCTCATTTTTTAGTGCTGACCAACCATCCTATCTTATTATTTATGGTTTGTCTTGAATTATTATAACTATTATTTCAAAGAAATTCTAAAATTGTATAAAAGGAGGTATTCAGTTTGTGAaactttaaaaatataaaatcttGAAACTAAATGAATTAGATTATTTTTTAGTGGTTAGCTATTTTGGTGGATTAGGACATCAATCTCGAGTCAACCGTAAGCTCATTGTTGGCTGAGCATCACTTTATTTGCTACGCTATCTTTTGCTAATAgtaaaattaaaaatgaaaacgatattttattgtatttttatttttgacgATTTACGGCAACTAGAAGTTGGTTAGAAAGAGATAGTGAATGAAGAATCGCTGGATCTAATGACTTACTCATTTTGGGATTAATAATCTTCTTTCCGAAGAATTAATACGTTTCCACGAAGCATGAATATGTAAAGACTACGGAAgtgcacggtgtggtttgggcaGTATGAACgctttttaatacaccacgccacaagtgcggtgtagtagttaaaccgaccaaaccaaattATTTTTTGTTGTGGTTTGGGTGTGAGATAGAGAGGTGATAGGGAGGAGGCGCAAATGAGATGAGAGAAGGAGTTGTTGTGGTGTATGATGTGTTAGAGAATAAGGTTATATCCTAATTTAAGTGGGCTCCTAATTTTAGATTGAGTTACTAAAAAATGGTATAAtgtaaagtttatttttttttaacatatttgtaagtatacgatgcggtgtggtgcaaaccaaaatttcacaccgccaaaccgcgcactgcaccgcaccgcgcggtttagctaagatacaaaccataccgaaccattcTACTTTTGACATCGCAGTTTGCGGCGTAGTGTAGTGCGGTGCGGTCGGTCGTCACGGTTTgccggtttagatgctcacccctagtaAAAACAACCCACTAAAGAAGATTTCAGCTTCATGGAAGAATCTGAATCATTCTTCACGGCTCGCGATTAACTCGGGATTAATAGCAGTTGTTTTGGGATATTCACAAACGAGCTTTCTGAAAGCATGAGCCAAAACAAGCCACATGTAGTTTGGGTATATTATTAGGGAAATTTGACGTTACATGCACATACCATCTATTTCTAAAATATATGCCAATTTTAAAGACGAAAATAGGCCTTGTGTATAATTTTGGATAAGATTATCCATCCCATTCAAATATTCCCTCTCTACCACACCTTTAGTGTAGTGGTGGCCTTCATTCATGGCTTGGTGGCCTTGAACCTTTAATTTGTTGTAATAATTTGTATATATGtgtaaatttataatattatatatcgtcttcttaatactagccaggatcatacatGGTTTGAGAAGAGAGATGGTATAGAAAGTTCTAGAATTTCAAGTATAGAAAATTCTATTGTTTATTTCTTTTGAGAGAGTCCGATAGCCTAGAAACAACTCACTTAGAAAATaatcgcttcttttcaggtttataaatataattaattattttaattaatctttatttaattaaaataaaactgattagttacaacctattttaattatttaattaaaaaataataattaaaataattaaataaacaacttaatttgaaattcaaaattcaaatcccaggagTAGAAAATATATACATGTGGCGGTGCCACTCACcgtgagtggcgtgagccacaaATGTATAtcttgttgggaatttatggctttacactttcttaATCAACAATTAATGATGAGAATAATTCAATAATACAAAACCTATatgctaatcaagaaccttattcaa is a window of Humulus lupulus chromosome 4, drHumLupu1.1, whole genome shotgun sequence DNA encoding:
- the LOC133830206 gene encoding serine/threonine-protein kinase AFC2 isoform X2; the encoded protein is MGEGTFGQVLECWDREKKEMVAIKIVRGIKKYREAAMIEIEVLQQLGKHDKNGNRCVQLRNWFDYRNHICIVFEKLGPSLYDFLRKNNYRSFPIDLVREIGRQLLDCVAFMHDLHMIHTDLKPENILLVSSDYVKVPDYKSSSRSPKDSSYFKRVPKSSAIKVIDFGSTTYERQDQTYIVSTRHYRAPEVILGLGWSYPCDIWSVGCILVELCTGEALFQTHENLEHLAMMERVLGPIPQHMLKRVERPAEKYVRKGRLDWPEGAASRESIKAVQKLHRLQNLVMQHVDHSAGDLIHLLQGLLRYDPSERMTAREALRHPFLSRDHFRR
- the LOC133830206 gene encoding serine/threonine-protein kinase AFC2 isoform X1, encoding MEMERVTEFPLTHLDRRPRKRARLGWDVPQAPKAQVGMLCGQEIGNFSSFASLNAPSEQNCSSLFLKGVSRNGSPPRREDDKDGHYMFELGENLTSRYKIQSKMGEGTFGQVLECWDREKKEMVAIKIVRGIKKYREAAMIEIEVLQQLGKHDKNGNRCVQLRNWFDYRNHICIVFEKLGPSLYDFLRKNNYRSFPIDLVREIGRQLLDCVAFMHDLHMIHTDLKPENILLVSSDYVKVPDYKSSSRSPKDSSYFKRVPKSSAIKVIDFGSTTYERQDQTYIVSTRHYRAPEVILGLGWSYPCDIWSVGCILVELCTGEALFQTHENLEHLAMMERVLGPIPQHMLKRVERPAEKYVRKGRLDWPEGAASRESIKAVQKLHRLQNLVMQHVDHSAGDLIHLLQGLLRYDPSERMTAREALRHPFLSRDHFRR